ACCGTGTGACGTGCGGCACGCGCCTGCTCGAGCAGCCAGCCCTGATGACGGGCGCGCTCCCCCACCATGATCCGCTGGCCGCCCACGACGTTGTTGGGTAACCACTCCTTGATGTCGAGGAGAGCCCTGGGGTCGACGCGGCGCACCGCTCCCTTTTGCTCGATGATGCTGACAATATGCCTCAGGACCGAATCCTGCGCCCCACGGTCGTGCACGAAATCGAGGTCGCCCACCAGGATGAACTTGCCGCGTGCCCGGCTGAGCGCGACGTTGAGCAGGCGAGGCGCCGGGTCGACGTCCCAGTCCTCCAGATTGCCTCGTGTCAGTGTCGACATAGACCACTGTGGTTCTCCGTCGGTCAGCGAGAAGATGACGACGTCTACCTCTGAACCCTGATAGCGGTGGACGGTCGAGATCGTCAGCCGTTCCCGGTCCAGCGCCAGTTCGCGCGCCATGGTCCCCAGGAGACGTGCCTGGACGGCATAGGGCGTCACCACCCCGATGCTGATGTCCGGGTAGCGGGAGAGCATGCCGGCGGCGATCGTCATCACCGTGACCGCCTCCACCAGGTTGAGGCGGGAGTACCCTTTGACCTCCCGGTAGCACCGTGTCTGCAGAAGCGATGTGTCCACGGCGGCCAAGGCTTGTCCCTCGAACGGAGCAAGGCGTGCAATCGAGCTGGTGCGAACGATGACGCGCTCGCCGTCGTCCAGCCGGTCCTGGTAGAACAGCCGGCTCACGGCCGAACGGATGGATGGGTGCATGCGGTATTGCGTGCGCAGCATGGCCATATCGGGCACGTCCTCGCCGGCGCGCACCGCCTTCGTGATGCCCCGCACCTGGTAGATGTCCCGCTGCAGCCACTCGCGGACGGCCGCCGTCGTGCCGGAGGCGATGGGGGGTAGCTGCATGAAATCGCCCGCGAAGACGATCTTGCCCCGCGCCCTCGAGGCAGCCAGGACGTCATACGGTACCAGCGACATGCTCGCCTCGTCGATGATGACCACGTCGAACGAGCGTTCCATGAGTTCGTCCGACAAGGCCAGCTTCGTCAGCGTCGTGGCGACGACCTGCGTCTCCGCAACCAGCTTCTTCAGTTCCTTGTCGACACGGTGGCGCAGTCTGCCCATGTCGCCCCTCACCGTCTCGAATTCGGCGGTGTCGAACAGCTCCTCTCGCTTCGCATGCTCCAGCAGGTCACGACGCCGCGACTGAAGACCCACAAAGCGCTCAGCGTCGACGTTGCGCCTAGCGAGGATGTTGAGTGGGTTGATGTCGGACTCGACCAGGAGGTCGCGCTTGGTGATGATGCCGTACCGGATCACGGCACCGCAGGAAAGGTACGGTGTCCCACGGCAGGCGTTCACCACGGCAAGCGTCGCGACGTCGACTGCCGCGTTGCTGTGTGCCAGCAGCAGGACACTCTTGTGACGCTCGATGAGTTCGCGCACCAGGTAGGCGATAGTCCGCGTCTTACCGGTGCCAGGTGGACCCCAGATGAAGCTGACGTCACACTCTGCGACCTTCTGCAGTGCGTCGCGCTGTGACGGGTCCAGCCACCGGTTGTCCGCGAAGGCCCCGTTCAGCTCTGGCAGACTATCCCCGGGGGCAGGAGGACTGAGCAGAGCAAGAGCCCGGCCACAATCGTCCTCGTCCTTCAGCGCGTTCAGCCTGTCTTCCAGTTTCAACAGCAGGTCCCATGGCGTAGCAATCATCGTGGCCGCGCGCACCAGAGCCCCAAGGAACTCGCTGGAGGCAATCGACACCAGGTCCCGGTCCCCGCCCACGTAGACGCCCTGCACGACGCGGCCGTCCACGTCGAGCTGTACCATAGCTTCCTCGGGCAGGTTGACCTCGTACGGGGTGCTGAAGAAGTAGAGGAAGTTCTCGTCGCCGCTGTCCGACACCAATGTGCCCTCGACGAGGGAATGGCGATTCGTCCGCTCCGAGGCCTTCTCGGCGGTGACTTCGTCCTCGATTGCAGCGGCGAACGCCGCGATATGGACTGCCAGTTCTTCGTTCATGCGGGCTCCTGTCATCGCGGCGCTGTGCCACGCGAGCATTCATTATACCGCCGCGGGGTTTCCTGTATACTGAGCACAGTGAGACACGAGTTTCCTGGCATGCAGCGTTCAGTATGGGAGGTAACCTGATGTACAAACCGACAACAAAACTCTCCGCTGTCCTGACCGAACACCCGCGGGCGGCGGCCTATCTTGCATCGATCAATCCAAAACTGAAGCTCCTCGGCAACCCGGTCGTCATCGGCCTCATGGCCCCTCGCACCGACCTGCGGAAGGTCGCAGAACGTGCCGGCTGGACTGTGGAAGAGCTGGAAGCGGCCGTGGTCCGCAGTGATACCGAGGGAACCGCTCCAGCGACATCGGGAGATGCTCCGGCCAAGCTCAAGGAAGACCTCAAGGCTGTCCTCCGGAGACTGTACGCAGGCGAAGACCCTGTCAGGTGCAAGGCGCAGTTCAAGGAGCTGATTGCCAGGGCGGACCCACTTCTCATCGCGACAGCCGAGGCGGAACTGGCACGTGAGGGCTTCTCCACCGACCAGCTCATGGAAGCGTGCGACGTCCACATGGACGTCTTTCGCGACCAGCTGGCAAGCTCGCGTACGGTGGTGCCAGATGACCATCCGCTGAAACACTTCATCGACGAGCAGGATGCCATCATTGCCTGGCTCGAGCAAGGACTTGTCCTGGCCAGGACACTCGGCGCGCTGAACGGGTACGCAGAGGCGGAGAGCGTGCTCACCGAGCTGCGCCGCCTGATGCAGCATCTGCACGAGGCCCAGAGCCACGACGCCCGGCAAGAGAACACGCTGTTCCCCCTGCTGGAACGGTATGGCGTCGAAGAACCTCCCGCGATCATGTGGGCTGAGCACAACCGCATGAAGGCAACGCGCGACGTCATCGACAAGACGATCCACGGGGCACCCGACGCCCTGCCCTACGCGCAGTTTGCGCAGGTGCTGGCGGGCGCGTTTCAGCACTGGCTGGAGACCTTCGTCCAGCACGCAAAGAAAGAACAGGAGATTCTGTACAACGTAGCACTCGACCTGCTGTCCGAAAAGGACTGGCAGGATCTTCAGCAGGAATCCCAGGAACTGGGGTTCTTTGCACTGCCAGAGGAGGAGAACCGATGAGCGATACCAGTTGCGACCTGTTCGAGGGCATGGACCTCGACGTCCTGCTTGCACTGTTCGATACGCTGCCGGTCGACGTCTCGTTTGTGAACGCGGACGACGAGGTGACCTACTTCAACCTGCCTGCCGCAGGGCGCATCTTTCCGCGCACACGGCTGGACATCGGGCGCAGGGTACAGCGCTGCCACCCGCCCCAGAGCGTGGACAAGGTCCAGCGAATTCTGGACGACTTCCGCGCGAAAAAGCGCTCCACGGCCGACTTCTGGCTGGAACTCGGCGGCAAGTTCATCTACATCCGGTACTTCGCCGTCTACGGCAAGGACGGCATCTACCAGGGGACTCTCGAGGTCTCCCAGGACTGCACCGCAATCCGTGCCCTTACAGGCGAGAAGAAACTCGAGAGCGAGCCGGCCGTCTGAGCCGTGCTCAGATCGGCGTCGATGAAGTGACACTGGACACTCTGGACTGACACTCCTGCTTCGACGACACGCTCTACTCGGCCCGCCCTTGAAAAGAAACTGCAGTGTGGTACCGTGATGGTAGTTCATACCACAGGAGGTACTATGAGACACACACGGTTGATGGCTCTCATCACCTGCATTGCGCTGGTCGCAATGCTTGCACTGTCGAATGTGGCTGTTGCACAGACAAAGGGCATGATTGGCATCAATGTCCTGTTGAAGACCGACGTCACAAAATCCATCCTGGCCGACCTGGGCACTCACGGTACGGTCCGGGACGTCATCGCCGAGATCAAAGCTGTGACCATACAGGCCAAGGCGTCGGAGCTGGCTGTCATCCAGGCACTACCCTACGTCGCAGCCGCCAACCCGGATACAGAGCGCAAGACAGGACCTGTGTCCACAACCGCCGTCACTGACTTCTCTGGGGGCATCAACACCTGGGACCTCGATGCGATCAACGTCACTGACTTCGGCGTGGGCCGCACCATCGGCTATGATGGGACGGGCGTCTATGTCGCGGTGCTGGATACCGGCCTTGTCAACAACTGGCCGTATTACTTCCCGACTGAGCGAATTGCCACGCAGTATGCCAAGTGCTTCGGCGGTGGCGGAGGGGAGGCCGGCTTCGTCTCAGAGCAGCCGAACAAGTGGGGGCAGGACCAGAACAGCCACGGGACACACGTCACCAGCACGATCCTTGGCTACAACATGGGCACAAGGCTCGTGAACGGTGTCGCTCCGATGGCCAAGATCATTCCTGTCAAAGTCCTGAACCAGAATGGCTCTGGCTGGTCGTCGGTCGTCGCGCGCGGCATCGAGTACGTGGGCGAACTGAAGGCTGGTCCGCTTGCAAACTACCCTGTCGTCATCAACATGAGCCTCGGTGGACCCAGCCTTGACGCCATGGAGAAGGCGGCCATCGACTATGCCATCGAGCAGGGTGTCATCATCGTGGCATCCGCCGGCAATGAAGGCACGGCAGGCATGGGGTATCCTGGAGCGTATGCACCTGTCATCTCGGTCGCAGCATCAGGGTGGATAGGTGAGTGGACCACGGCAGGATGGTGGCGCACTCTGAACGTTCCTGACCCCACGAATATCGCCGACTACTACATCACAGATTTCTCCAGTCGCGCTATCGATACTGAACAGGACCTTGATGTCGCAGCTCCGGGTTCGTGGTGTGTTGGGCCTTACCAGGTCAATGGTCAGATCAGCTACTACTACCTGGGTGGCACGAGCATGGCATCACCCCACGTGGCGGGCATTGTTGCGCTGATGGCACAGAAGTACCCCTCACTGACAGCGCCTCAGGCAGAGACGTTCCTCGAAGCAAGCGCCATTCCGCTTCCGGCCGGCTCGCGCACGATCTACAACCCCGATGGAAGCTCGGAGACGATCTCTTGGCTCGATGACGCCACGGGTGCAGGTCTGGCTACTGCTGACGCCGCCCTTGCGGCAACACCCTAGCGGCCCACTGTCTCAAACGTTCAACGCCCCCGCTTACGCGGGGGCGTTTGTGTTCCAGGCGATGGCCTCTGAGGATCGCCGGTTCAACGAGCTTCAGTCATGCCTTGGTGATGTGCGCGTCCAGCCAGTCGGCAGCGAAGGCCAGCACGCGCTCCTTTGCCCCATCCGGCTCATGGTGGATGAAATGGTACAGCCCTGGCCACAGCTTGAGCGTCACATCGCCCGATACTCCTGCGGCAAGACGCTGTGACCCTTCGGGCAGTGCGACAACGTCGTCCTCGCCGTGCATCACGAGCAGAGGGACCTGGACCTCCCCGGCACGCGCGAGTGCTTCGGTATTGGTTTCGCCGATGACGGCCGCCAATCCGACGGTGATCTTCTTGTACACCAGCGGGTCCGCATCATACGCGTCCAGCACGCCGACGTCATGGCATACCTTGCCGCGCATGGGGCCCATGCCGTTGCTGACGGTCATCGTGGGCACAACGTGCCGCAGCACCCTGACCTTGCCCATGGCCGCGGCTGATGCCGCCGGCATGACAAAGCCACCACTGCAGAGAATGGCGCCCGCCAGCCGTGGGTGTCTGCGAACCAGGTACGCGGCACCGATGGTCGATCCCATACTGAAGCCGTACAGGAACAGTGGCTTGCCGGGGAAGTGTGCCCGGATTTCGGCACAGTACCGGTCCAGGTCCTCCATGAAGTCGTCGAGGCGGGATACGAACGCCCGCCTCCCCTCGGACACGCCGTGTCCCCGCAGGTCTCCTGCCACAAACGCGTACCCACGGTCGACGAAGCTGCCTCCGATATCCACGTACCGGCCCCCATATTCGCCGACACCGTGCACCAAGGCGACCACGCCGCGCACGTCTCCCTCGGGCGTCCACACGCGGGCATACAGGTTCAGGTTGTCTTTGCTGCGATAGCGGAACTCATCCCTGTGCATCGTTGCCTCCCAGACTCCGTTTCACTGCTCAACCATGATAGTATAGGTCCTCCGGGCGAAAGTGCACTGGCTTATCCGCGTGACGGCGTGTTCCTGGCAACATGTGGGTTCCGGCCTTCGCGGCAACGACGGAGAGAAGCCTGGTGCACAATGGAAAAGGCCGGATCCTGAAGGCCGGCCTGATGGTACGTGGTATGTCCTTCAAGAGAGGCTACTTGTTTTTGGCCAGTTCCAGGGCAGCAGTGGCTGCTTCCTTAAAGAGCGTGCTGGTGCCGGTTGCCTTTGCAACAGCATCAACCATGGCGATGTCGCCAGTCTCGATGAGCTTGGCCTGCATGGTGGCGATAGCGTCGATAGCAGTCGGATATGAGTAGTTGTCTTTGGTTTTGGGCATGAGCTCGACGTACTTGGCCTCGGTGATCTTGTCACCAGCAATCGTCAGCGTGATTTGACCAACGTTGCCACGATCATCGGCGGCAGAGTGGCTGACATAGGAACC
This genomic interval from Coprothermobacter sp. contains the following:
- a CDS encoding Subtilisin DY — protein: MVVHTTGGTMRHTRLMALITCIALVAMLALSNVAVAQTKGMIGINVLLKTDVTKSILADLGTHGTVRDVIAEIKAVTIQAKASELAVIQALPYVAAANPDTERKTGPVSTTAVTDFSGGINTWDLDAINVTDFGVGRTIGYDGTGVYVAVLDTGLVNNWPYYFPTERIATQYAKCFGGGGGEAGFVSEQPNKWGQDQNSHGTHVTSTILGYNMGTRLVNGVAPMAKIIPVKVLNQNGSGWSSVVARGIEYVGELKAGPLANYPVVINMSLGGPSLDAMEKAAIDYAIEQGVIIVASAGNEGTAGMGYPGAYAPVISVAASGWIGEWTTAGWWRTLNVPDPTNIADYYITDFSSRAIDTEQDLDVAAPGSWCVGPYQVNGQISYYYLGGTSMASPHVAGIVALMAQKYPSLTAPQAETFLEASAIPLPAGSRTIYNPDGSSETISWLDDATGAGLATADAALAATP
- a CDS encoding lysophospholipase, with translation MHRDEFRYRSKDNLNLYARVWTPEGDVRGVVALVHGVGEYGGRYVDIGGSFVDRGYAFVAGDLRGHGVSEGRRAFVSRLDDFMEDLDRYCAEIRAHFPGKPLFLYGFSMGSTIGAAYLVRRHPRLAGAILCSGGFVMPAASAAAMGKVRVLRHVVPTMTVSNGMGPMRGKVCHDVGVLDAYDADPLVYKKITVGLAAVIGETNTEALARAGEVQVPLLVMHGEDDVVALPEGSQRLAAGVSGDVTLKLWPGLYHFIHHEPDGAKERVLAFAADWLDAHITKA